gggatctgatcgctgtttggggagaggaatccgtgctatcagaactccgttccagttttcaaaatgccaaaacctttgtgaaaatctcccagggcatgaaggacagaggccataacagggacccgaagcagtgctgcgtgaaactgaaggagctgaggcaagcctaccagaaaaccagagaggcgaacagccgctctgggtcagagccccaaacataccgcttctatgatgagctgcatgccattttagggggttcagccaccactaccccagctgtgttgtttgactccttcaatggagatggaggcaatacggaagcaggttttggggacgaagaagatgatgatgaggaggaggttgtagatagctcacagcaagcaagcggagaaaccggttttcccgacagccaggaactgtttctcaccctagacctggagccagtaccccccgaacccacccaaggctgcctcctggacccagcaggcggagaagggacctctggtgagtgtaccttttaaaatactatacacgctttaaaagcaagcatgtgaaaggattactttgccctggcatttgcggttctcctagatgtagtcctaaagcctttgcaaaaggtttctggggagggcagccttattgcgtccttcatggtaggacactttaccactccaggccagtaacacgtactcgggaatcattgtagaacaaagcattgcagtgtatgtttgctggcattcaaacaacatccgttctttatctctctgtgttatcctcaggagagtgagatataattcatggtcacctggttgaaatagagtgcttttcttcaggggacactcagaggagcccattcctgctgggctgtttgcctgtggctaaacagaaatgttccccgctgttagccacagggaggggggaaggttgagggggtagtcacacggtgggaggaggcaaaatgcgaccttgtaaagaaagcacatgtgctatgtatgtaatgttaacagcaaggtttaccctgaaagagtgtagccactgatttataaaatgtgtctttttaaataccgctgtccctttttttttctccaccagctgcatgtgtttcaatgatcacaggatcttctccttcccagaggctagtgaagcttagaaagaaaaaaaaaatgcactcgcgatgaaatgttctccgagctcatgctgtcctcccacactgacagagcacagacgaatgcgtggaggcaaataatgtcagagtgcaggaaagcacaaaatgaccgggaggagaggtggcgggctgaagagagtaagtggcgggctgaagagagtaagtggcgggctgaagacagggctgaagctcaaatgtggcggcagcgtgatgagaggaggcaggattcaatgctgaggctgctgcaggaccaaaccagtatgctccagtgtatggttgagctgcagcaaaggcagctggagcacagactgccactgcagcccctctgtaaccaaccgccctcctccccaagttccatagcctccacacccagacgcccaagaatgtggggggggggcctccggccaaccagccactccaccacagaggattgcccaaaaaaaagaaggctgtcattcaataaattttaaagttgtaaacttttaaagtgctgtgcttaaagtgctgtgtggcattttccttccctcctccaccacccctcctgggctaccttggtagtcatccccctatttgtgtgatgaatgaataaagaatgcatgaatgtgaagcaacaatgactttattgcctctgcaagcggtgattgaagggaggaggggcgggtggttagcttacagggaagtagagtgaaccaagggacggggggtttcatcaaggagaaacaaacagaactttcacaccgtagcctggccagtcatgaaactggttttcaaagcttctctgatgcgtaccgcgccctcctgtgatcttctaaccgccctggtgtctggctgcgcgtaaccagcagccaggcgatttacctcaacctcccaccctgccataaacgtctcccccttactctcacagatattgtggagcacagagcaagcagtaataacagtgggaatattggtttcgctgaggtctaagcgagtcagtaaactgcgccagcgaccctttaaacgtccaaatgcacattctaccaccattctgcacttgctcagcctatagttgaacagctcctgactactgtccaggctgcctgtgtacggcttcatgagccatggcattaaggggtaggctgggtcaccaaggatacatataggcatttcaacatccccaacagttattttctggtctgggaataaagtcccttcctgcagcttttgaaacagaccagagttcctgaagatgcgagcatcatgcacctttcccggccatcccacgttgatgttggtgaaacgtcccttgtgatccaccagagcttgcagcactatcgaaaagtaccccttgcggtttatgtactcggcggcttggtgctccggtgccaagatagggatatgggttccgtctatagccccaccacagttagggaatcccattgcagcaaagccatccactatgacctgcacatttcccagggtcactacccttggtatcagcagctcagtgatagcgttggctacttgcatcacagcagcccccacagtagatttgcccactccaaattgattcccaactgaccggtagctgtctggcgttgcaagcttccacagggctatcgccactcgcttctcaactgtgagggctgctctcatcttggtattcatgcgcctcagggcaggggaaagcaagtcacaaagttccatgaaagtgcccttacacatgcgaaagtttcgcagccactgggaatcgtcccagacctgcaacactatgcggtcccaccagtctgtgcttgtttcccgagcccagaatcggcgttccacagcatgaacctgccccattagcaccatgatgcatgcattggcagggcccatgctttcagagaaatctgtgtccatgtcctgatcactcacgtgaccgcgctgacgtcgcctcctcgcccagtatcgctttgccaggttctggtgctgcatatactgctggataatgcgtgtggtgtttaatgtgctcctaattgccaaagtgagctgagcggcctccatgcttgccttggtatggcgtccgcacagaaaaaaggcgcggaacgattgtctgccgttgctctgacggagggaggggcgactgacgacacggcttacagggttggcttcagggagctaaaatcaacaaagggggtgtctttacatcaaggagtatttcaggcaggacttcacggagggttccaataagaaatggtgcacctaagttatcgttcttattggaacaaggaggttagcctggcctctgattgatacatggctagatttacctcgctgcaccttctctttgagtgactgcagtgtgacctagaggaatgagtcccctagacggggaggAGGCAAacgagtacaaaacaaatctggtctatttcttgttttgatccactccatctatcttttacatctttggctggcagcagacggtgcagaaggactgcatgccatccacatctcatggctgctcggcagaagatggtacagtacgactgctagccatcctcatctcttgcctgcctggcagaagatggtacagtacgactgctagcagtccgtatcgcctgcccgctcaccataagacggttcaataggactgactgcaggactaaagagaatgacctggtcaagtcactccaaatttagtccctgcgcccatgtctgcccaggcgctcccagccgacgtggccaggagcacctcggacatgacgatgacggctaccagtcatactgtaccgtctgctgccacaaggcaaggggttgctgctactgtgtagcaatgccgtaccgcgtctgccagcacccaggagacatagggtgacggttacctgagggggctccatgcttgccgtggtatggcgtctgcacaggtaactcaggaaaaaaggcgcgaaacgattgtctgcccttgctttcacggagggagggagggaacgggggcctgacgatatgtacccagaaccacccgcgacaatgttttagccccatcaggcattgggatctcaacccagaattccaatgggcagtggagactgcgggaactgtgggatagctacccacagtgcaacgctccggaagtcgactctagcctcggtactgtggaagcgctccgccgagttaatgcacttaatgcacttagagcattttctgtggggacacacacactcgaatatataaaaccgatttctaaaaaaccgacttctataaattcgaccttattccgtagtgtagacatacccttagaaaccTGAAATGTGAAGTAGTAAAACAGATATTTCTCCAGGATTGCTCTCCAGTGTTGCCAAGATTTGCAAATGAAACATCGTCCTAGATAATAATCAGTTAAGGCTCTTGGCTCTGGGAACCCACCCAGCCAAAGTTAAAATTATGACTTGAACTACAGAGTCCTTCTCATTAACTTTTTTGCATCTAGAacttggggagggaaggaaactgGATACAACTCGGAAGTCTTACTATATGTGGACCTTGAAGCCTGACACAGCAGATATAGGGCCAGCTCTTGAGCTGGTGTGtaccagcatagctccattgacttcaacagaaccaTGCTGATTTAaaacagctcaggatctggcctgtaggttgttgggttttttaagtaTTCTCTGTAGGCAATGAAAATGACTACTGTGGACATTATAGGAAATGAAGTGTTTAAAAAGGATTTGGGATCTGAGTTTGGAGACTGCCTAGAAGAAGTGTTACAGGTACTGTTGCTTGCTACCCAGTTGAAGAATGTAACCTTTTTATACCTGTATTTAAAGTACCATTGTATAATGTATACTGAAGTGGAAAGGCAAAACTGCGCTAAACTTTTCAACAGAAAGCCTCAGGCTCTCAGTATGATACTTTGATGTCATTTCACTCATGAGCTGCTACTAAAACAGTTGACAACAAGCCTGGAAAATCACACCATGAAATAACAGCAATGGTCAGTCTGCAATTTGTCCAAGAAACAGTGAAGgccaagacaaaaaaaaaagagaaaatggacAACAGTTAATCAAAGAGCAATGCTTAAACCAAACAAAAGCTGAGATAAAATAGCAGAAATAACTGTCAGTGAAGTATCCAAGATTAAAAATCCTTGCCAAGGAAAAATGTCATTCTTTTGGATTAGAGGCACAAGACCAAGATGTGAGTCAAGTGGGAATCTCAAATAAGGAAGTAACTGAATGAAACACATTCAATGGGAGGAGGAGATTTGTAAAGCAATAACCCTAAAAGAGGCACAATGATGTGAATGTTACAATGGATATGACTAATAGTAGATACAAGCTAGTGGTATGAAAAGGCAACCATAAAATCAGTGGAGTTTTGGATAGCATACACAAATACATCACATTACAGAGTAGGGAggaaacattttctctctctcccatgtTGGCAAACACCCCTCAAACTGTGAATTCAGCTTTGGGCGAAATCTCTATACTAACAAGATATTTACAAACTTAAGGGAAGTCAcagaaataaaattacagagTGGATTTGAAGGAACTGATTTTTGAGAAAAGACAAAAGGATGCATGTATATTATAGGGTGAGATGACCGAGAGTGACCTCTTATATTTAGGGCATAtcacactttccattataaaaaaatTCTTGCAACTTTTTGTCTGAGAATCTCTAGTACCTTTATTGATTAGAGCAGGCCTGGGAATACATGCACACCTTTCATTTCTCCATGACATCCAGTTTGGGTTTGGTTGAGCTATAAACTGTTAAGAATTATCATTTACCTTCTCTTGTTTGAGTTTCTCAGGAAACTTTTGGCAGCAGGGAAAAATAATCAACATTCGAAAGAGCGGAGCCCACCTCACAACAAAACCAGCAGACAATGCACTGCAAACACGAAGCTGCTGGAGCAGAGGCAATGGGTAGGGACATGGGAAGGGTGTGAGGTGGCCAGATATGTGGGTAGACTTTGCAGCCTTTTCCACAGGAAGACAAAAGCCATCTTGTACAACTGACCAAATAATAGCATCTCACAAAGACCTTCTCCCTCATAACTCCCTCCTGTGGTTTTTACCTCAGGACAGGATGATCTGGACCATGGCCAAGGATGTGATCAATTGAGAGAAAAGAAGAGGCTAAAGGTTGGAGTTTTGGGGACTCAAAGACTAAGAGAATTTACACTTAAGAGGCAAAGGGACCAATACTAAGAGATCAAATTCTGAACTAGCTACACTGCTTCATCATTCAGCCACACTGAAAACAAggtcaaacaaaatgtcttgTATCCTGTATTTGCTAGTTAAGATGTACTCCTCCAGCTCTGAtgccaaatattttgatttcaaggATTCCACTCTAAGACTAGCAGAGCAAATCTGGCTGAATAAAGGGAAACCTACATGCCAAGATAAAGCTGAAAACAGGAACGGTAATCTATGGAGCAACTGATCAACAAATCTCACCTGGATAATGCAAGTCTCTGAGGTTGAGGGGTGAAAGTTCTGTTGGGATTTTACCAAGTTTCCTCAACAgcagtcaatatggggctgtgaCTTTATCCGTCAGACTCCTGCACGGGCTGGTCTGCTAACCCTGTGGAATTATGGAAGCTGAATACAATCAGTTTGCCAAATCATGCAGCAGTTACAAAGACATTTCTTGGAGCTCCTCCAAGGAGCATTCCACCAGAGAGGCTGTTCAGCTTTGCTGAAGATAGGTACACTCAACATTGCAGCATACTTTTGACAGAAAATGCCAAGACTCTCTTTAATGCAATTTGCCAATAGTTATATTTCAGTGCTAAGGGAGAGTATTTTCTACTAAAGCTTTTTACCAAAAATAAGAATTGGACAAGTGAAGTACTGCAAAGGGAAAGGATCTaaattactttcttttttttaaaaaaaagtgctaaTACATACTGTTCAGTGGACGAAGTTCTTttctggtgtaacttcactgacttcaacgaAATTACACGGGTGGATAATTTGACTTAATAGTCATAAAGCACTCTTATAATATACTACATCTTTCTAAGGCCACAATCCTACAAAGCATTTCACCAGCTGCTTAATTTTGCTCACTGGAGTATaaatcactgaaatcaatagaacaaGAACTAAGTTATTTGTAAATGCTTTGAAAGAACAGGCCCATAAGATTAacaccaaaattttcaaaagcatccagtgATTTTGGCTGCCTCAGGTGAGATACATAGAGATTGATTTTTCAGACTTGTGGAGCATCCACAGTCCCAAATGAAGTTAATGGGCGCTGCAGAttattcagcatctctgaaaagcaTTAGAGATTTCAACACAATGCTACAACAAACTTTACAGCTCAAAATATTAGTTGATCTGATCATTATTCGACTAAGACTGCTATcttctttttgttgttgaaacTTCAGAAAAAATAGGTTAATCACATTCCTAGGGTGCTTACATGCAACTGACTATGCAAAGTTGAAAAGTTTGCTGATTCCTGGTTTAAAATATTGCTGCACTTATTGGGGAAATTGGTATCTggtcttttatttctttgtcatAAGATATGCCTTCAGGGCCTCTCTTTCCACCCCCAACACAAGTGGTGGATTGACAAGCACCAACTGTACGAAAAGAACATAAGTTAAATTATTTCCTATTGTGTTGGAGATCTTCTCTCCAGCAACTATATACAAGCTTGTTAATTAGCATTATGGATAAAAAAggatatttatttcaattatgtGTGCTATCAGTTATGAGGTTTATGACAAGGGCAGAATGCTGCTATGTAAACAACATATTCTGATATAGTAATACTAACAATAATATCAACTTATGTGTATCGTATTAGTTGGGCCAATATTCCCCTTTTTGTTATACTGCAACATACCAAGCtaaagaaaagtttttaaaaacctagaTGGAAGAACTGGAGAGCAGGTACTGTATTGACAAGAATCACATAcaataaagaaatatatttaaGGTGTTTATAAATAGCCTGAAGATAGTTCTTCAGCCCATttaaagaaacaagcttttgaaacAAGGTCCCTTTCTTTTTGGTGCTGAACTTAACTCCAACAGCACTTGTCAGCAAACCCTATTCCCAAAGGATAAGTTTTCACCATGTAGTGGACCTTTCATTATTCTGATCAGTGTCTACCAAGAACAGAGAGGGGTtttttgatttttgatttttaaagtgGAGGGCTCTAGATTGTCTATGTATTCAGTCACTGAAGAGAGTTTTCGTTTCCTTCACTACCGCACAGACCAAAAATGAACCGAACAGAATCATTTGCATTTTTGTAGGAGAAGGGAATTCAGTTAGTACTCAAGATAcctaatattattaattattatttgtaatctATTACCACCTAGAGGtcccagccgagatcagggccccattgtgctcagcaTGTCATAAACATATAGGCTATGTCAACACTTCAAttagaggtgtgactgcagcatgtgtagacatacacatTATTCTAGCTGTGATCTAGTTAGCctgaataacaatagcagtgaagactcAGCAGCAGGGCAACAGCACCGGCCAGAATACATACCCAGGTCGGCTTGTACAGCCTGTGCTACCGTGACTGAATTGTGACTGCAGCACAGATCTATatggagagacagtccctgccacaaagagctgacaatctaattAGACAAAAGAAAGGTTGGGAAGAGAGAGGCAcacaagtgacttgcctaaggtcacatagcaggtcagtggaagaatagCTCAGTCATCATGtccattcagtctttggcttGTCTAATGAGATTGCTAGCATACTGCCTGTTGTGATGGTGGTTTTTTGTGATAGGGCCACTTACAACTGGAGTCAGAACACCAAGAATCAGGGTAACTGCACTTTTATTCCCCCTTCGgggtccaccaagggcac
Above is a window of Caretta caretta isolate rCarCar2 chromosome 2, rCarCar1.hap1, whole genome shotgun sequence DNA encoding:
- the LOC125632691 gene encoding uncharacterized protein LOC125632691; its protein translation is MQSSSAQVTMMESQNRKRAPAWTEREVRDLIAVWGEESVLSELRSSFQNAKTFVKISQGMKDRGHNRDPKQCCVKLKELRQAYQKTREANSRSGSEPQTYRFYDELHAILGGSATTTPAVLFDSFNGDGGNTEAGFGDEEDDDEEEVVDSSQQASGETGFPDSQELFLTLDLEPVPPEPTQGCLLDPAGGEGTSAACVSMITGSSPSQRLVKLRKKKKMHSR